The proteins below are encoded in one region of Lactuca sativa cultivar Salinas chromosome 3, Lsat_Salinas_v11, whole genome shotgun sequence:
- the LOC128132862 gene encoding uncharacterized protein LOC128132862 encodes MGFGSTWCRWIKELLSTGRASVLVNGSPTGEFQIHRGLRQGDPLSPFLFILAMEGLHIALMRARAGNALRGVSISGIEISHLLYADDVMLITPWDPENANRLLRILRCFYLASGLKINLLKSKLIGVGISFSNILVVANRIGCAASMLPFSHLGIPAKRLSVGGRLTLVKSVLGSLGSYLMSAFLAPISVLKVLESLRARFFWGADIDERRMHWVRWDRVLTSRDDGGLGIGSLFSFNRALIFRWWWRFYHCPDLLWVRVIKSIYGLDGACRNLRYPIIGHGSWRGVVRMFSQLRQKDIDLQSLCPIRVGDGTRTSFWHDVWRDDMPLSVSFPRIYALDLHKHASISDRLSLGLGINTLRRDPRGGAEQEQWSTLIRFLQEFHLRPVPDRLGWVIDVSDNFSIS; translated from the exons ATGGGTTTTGGGTCCACGTGGTGTCGGTGGATTAAGGAGCTTTTGTCGACTGGTAGGGCTTCTGTGCTGGTTAATGGTTCCCCGACTGGTGAATTTCAAATTCACCGTGGGTTGAGACAGGGTGATCCCTTATCcccttttttgtttattttggctATGGAGGGTCTTCATATTGCTCTAATGAGGGCTCGTGCTGGGAATGCTCTTAGAGGGGTCTCTATTTCTGGAATTGAGATTTCACATCTCCTTTATGCAGATGATGTTATGTTGATTACTCCTTGGGATCCCGAGAACGCCAATCGTCTCCTTCGTATCCTGAGATGTTTTTATTTAGCTTCTGGGCTTAAAATCAACTTACTTAAAAGTAAATTGATTGGTGTTGGAATTTCTTTTTCCAATATTCTTGTGGTGGCTAACAGGATTGGTTGTGCAGCTTCTATGCTCCCTTTTTCTCATCTTGGTATCCCG GCTAAACGTCTCTCGGTTGGAGGTCGTCTTACTTTGGTGAAGTCTGTCCTGGGCTCTTTAGGGAGTTACCTGATGTCTGCTTTCCTTGCTCCTATTTCGGTTTTGAAGGTTCTTGAAAGCTTGAGGGCAAGATTTTTTTGGGGTGCTGATATTGATGAGCGTCGCATGCATTGGGTTAGATGGGACAGAGTTTTAACTTCCAGAGATGATGGAGGTTTGGGGATTGGTAGTCTTTTCTCCTTTAATAGAGCTTTGATTTTTCGTTGGTGGTGGAGGTTTTATCATTGCCCTGATCTTCTTTGGGTTAGAGTGATAAAATCTATATATGGTTTGGATGGTGCTTGCAGGAACTTAAGATACCCTATTATTGGCCATGGTTCTTGGAGAGGGGTCGTTCGAATGTTTTCTCAGTTACGCCAGAAAGATATTGATCTTCAATCCCTTTGCCCTATTAGAGTTGGCGACGGTACTCGCACTTCTTTCTGGCACGATGTTTGGAGAGATGATATGCCTCTGTCTGTCTCTTTCCCTAGAATCTATGCGCTGGATCTACATAAACATGCTTCTATTTCAGATAGGTTGTCCTTGGGTTTGGGTATTAATACTCTTAGACGTGATCCTAGAGGTGGAGCGGAACAGGAACAATGGAGTACTCTTATTCGTTTCTTACAAGAATTCCATCTCAGGCCGGTCCCAGATAGACTTGGTTGGGTTATTGATGTGTCAGACAATTTTTCTATTTCTTAG